In the genome of Triticum urartu cultivar G1812 chromosome 5, Tu2.1, whole genome shotgun sequence, one region contains:
- the LOC125510351 gene encoding receptor-like serine/threonine-protein kinase SD1-8, which yields MDSKALLWSTVALIVLFLPFSASDDRLVPGKPLSPGNIIVSDGGTFALGFFNPSNSTPSKLYLGIWYNDIPEFTVVWVANRETPANNNTSSPPMLSLTNSSNLIISEGNSGGRVLWMTPNVTTTVGSSTPTAVLLNTGNLVIRLSNGTTLWQSFDHQTDSFLPGMKLRIKSNTPNTVERLVSWKGPGNPLPGRFSYGFDPDTAFQVFLWDGENLVSRSIPWTGFQVMSVDQQQLAATMNVSDLIVYIAFVDNGDEIYVTYSLADGAPLTRLVLTYFGEYHLESWSSSSSAWAVLWKMPSTECNRYGYCGPYGYCDETATPVPTCKCLDGFEPANKEEWTGGRFMAGCLRKEQLHGCGGSFLALPGMKSPDKLELIGGGMSTFEECAVKCNRNCSCLGYVYRNVSSRRFRGDMTCMVWTGELVDTGKVGVGGETIYLRVATDKRRKINAVKIVLSVLGSAVLIFICISFAWLKCQGKNKKWRKHKIISLFFMSTSHELGEENPPHDQEFPSVRLEEIALATHNFSEACMIGQGGFGKVYKGLLGGQQVAVKRLSTDSQQGTKEFRNEVILIEKLQHRNLVRLLGCCDEGNEKLLIYEYLPNKSLDSSLFDDSRKLSLDWATRFNIIKGVARGLLYLHEDSRFTIIHRDLKVGNILLDADMKPKISDFGMARIFGDNQQNANTQRVVGTYGYMAPEYAMEGVFSTKSDVYSFGVLLLEVVTGIRRNSISQMMGYPSLTVYSWNMWKEEKTNELPDASIIDTSPDEVLLCVHVALLCVQENPDNRPCMSSVVFVLENGSTTLTTPNRPAYFTRRSTELIQIRNIQPSVNCSTFTEIEGR from the exons ATGGATTCAAAGGCTCTCCTCTGGTCCACCGTAGCTCTGATCGTTTTGTTTCTGCCGTTTAGTGCTTCAGATGACCGGCTTGTCCCTGGCAAGCCGCTGTCTCCCGGCAACATCATCGTCTCCGATGGCGGCACGTTCGCCTTGGGCTTCTTCAACCCCTCCAACTCCACTCCATCCAAGCTTTACCTTGGCATATGGTACAACGACATCCCTGAGTTCACAGTTGTGTGGGTTGCTAACCGTGAAACCCCAGCCAACAACAACACTTCCTCTCCACCAATGCTCTCCCTCACCAACAGCTCAAATCTTATCATCTCTGAAGGTAATAGTGGCGGCCGTGTCCTTTGGATGACGCCTAACGTGACAACTACTGTGGGCTCGTCTACCCCAACGGCGGTGCTTCTGAACACCGGGAACCTTGTTATCCGGTTGTCAAACGGCACCACGCTGTGGCAGAGCTTTGACCATCAAACAGACTCATTCCTCCCTGGGATGAAGCTCCGAATCAAATCCAACACGCCCAACACTGTGGAGCGTCTGGTGTCGTGGAAGGGCCCTGGCAACCCCTTGCCGGGGCGCTTCTCCTATGGTTTCGACCCGGACACAGCCTTCCAAGTATTCCTGTGGGATGGAGAGAACTTGGTGTCCCGTAGCATCCCATGGACCGGATTCCAAGTAATGAGTGTAGACCAACAACAGCTAGCGGCAACCATGAACGTCAGTGATCTTATCGTGTACATAGCCTTCGTCGACAATGGCGATGAGATCTACGTCACATATAGCCTCGCTGACGGTGCCCCGCTCACTAGGCTGGTGCTGACGTACTTTGGTGAGTATCACCTcgagagctggagcagcagcTCGTCGGCATGGGCTGTCCTCTGGAAGATGCCTTCCACTGAATGCAACCGCTACGGTTACTGTGGCCCGTATGGTTACTGCGACGAGACAGCAACACCAGTCCCAACGTGCAAATGCCTAGACGGGTTTGAGCCAGCAAACAAGGAGGAGTGGACTGGGGGCCGGTTCATGGCGGGGTGCCTACGGAAGGAGCAGCTACACGGGTGTGGCGGTAGCTTCTTGGCCTTGCCGGGGATGAAGTCACCAGACAAGCTTGAGCTCATCGGAGGGGGCATGAGTACGTTTGAGGAGTGCGCAGTGAAGTGCAATCGCAACTGCTCCTGTCTGGGGTACGTGTACCGCAATGTGAGTAGCCGCAGGTTCAGAGGAGACATGACGTGCATGGTATGGACCGGTGAGTTGGTTGACACAGGAAAAGTAGGCGTAGGTGGCGAGACAATCTATCTCCGAGTTGCAACAG ATAAAAGGAGAAAGATTAATGCAGTCAAGATTGTGCTGTCAGTTTTAGGAAGTGCTGTTCTCATATTCATATGCATCTCTTTTGCATGGTTAAAATGCCAAG GAAAGAATAAAAAATGGAGAAAGCACAAGATTATAAGTTTGTTTTTCATGAGTACGTCTCATGAACTTGGGGAAGAAAATCCTCCTCATGATCAAGAATTTCCATCTGTAAGACTAGAAGAAATTGCCCTCGCAACACACAATTTCTCTGAAGCATGCATGATCGGACAAGGAGGCTTTGGAAAAGTTTACAAG GGATTGTTAGGTGGTCAGCAAGTCGCAGTCAAGAGGCTAAGTACAGATTCTCAACAAGGAACAAAAGAATTCAGGAATGAAGTAATTCTAATTGAAAAACTGCAACACAGAAACTTGGTTCGACTTCTTGGATGTTGTGATGAGGGAAATGAAAAGCTCTTGATATATGAGTATCTACCTAACAAGAGCTTAGATTCTAGCCTTTTCG ATGACTCAAGAAAATTGTCATTGGATTGGGCGACACGGTTTAATATCATCAAAGGGGTTGCTAGGGGGCTTCTATATCTTCACGAAGACTCGCGGTTCACCATAATTCATAGGGACCTCAAAGTTGGAAATATCTTGTTGGATGCGGATATGAAACCCAAGATATCGGATTTTGGTATGGCGAGAATTTTTGGTGACAACCAGCAAAATGCAAATACCCAACGCGTAGTTGGCACATA TGGCTATATGGCTCCTGAGTATGCAATGGAAGGCGTCTTCTCTACCAAGTCCGATGTCTATAGCTTCGGTGTGTTACTGTTGGAGGTTGTAACTGGTATAAGGAGAAACTCCATTAGTCAAATGATGGGATACCCCAGCCTCACAGTCTAT TCATGGAATATGTGGAAGGAAGAGAAGACCAACGAACTGCCAGACGCATCCATTATAGATACTTCACCAGACGAAGTTTTGCTTTGCGTCCATGTAGCACTCCTATGCGTCCAGGAGAACCCAGATAACAGGCCATGCATGTCATCCGTTGTCTTTGTCCTAGAGAATGGAAGCACCACACTTACAACTCCCAATCGCCCTGCCTACTTTACTCGACGAAGTACTGAACTGATTCAAATAAGAAATATTCAGCCTTCAGTCAACTGTTCTACTTTTACCGAGATAGAGGGGCGATGA